In Rickettsia endosymbiont of Lasioglossum villosulum, the DNA window TCCACCGATAACTTCAACAGCAGCTTGACCTTTTACTCGTAAATCTTTATCAAGTGGAATATAAGCCATATTTTTAGTAGCATCAAATAGAGAATATTTTACACCTTTACTTAAAACATTTTGAATTGTACCGATCATAACCGCAAGTGCTAAAGGACCTGATGCTAAAATACCTGTTAGATACATAGCAATTACACTATCAAAAAAGATAAACGCAAAAAACGCAATACCGGTAATTAGCATCATTAAAGGCGTAATCATCGCAGCAGTTAACCAAGATACTTTCCTCAAAATATTACTTCCTATAATCATAAAAGCTATAGCAACCCAACCTTGATAAGCTTGAAACTGCCCCATATACATAGTATAAGCTTCTTTTGTCGGGTGTAATTCTTTTAACTTTGATTTCCAAACACCTTCAACTAGATTTACAGAAATACCATAAGCAATAAGTAATAATGCGATATAACCTACATATTTAGAAGTAAATATCATTTTAAAGCTTTCTATTAACGACATCTTAGCTTTAGCCTTTTTCCCTTTTACAAGTGCTGGATCATAAAGTTTAGGATCAGTTAAAACATTTTTATTCATCCATCTATATGTAAGTATTACAGCCAAACTACTTATTATCATAATAACAAATAATGGAGTAAACTTTAAATGCTCTGCTACTATTTGAGTTTTTTCATGTAAAAAATACCCAATAATTAGCGATGTTACAGGTAATGCTAAATTAGCAAGTAATCCAAACATTGAATAAAAACGCTTAGCTTCATCGGTTTTAGTAATTTGGTTAGCAAATTGCCAAAATAGTAAGCTTAGCATTAATGTTCCCCAAAGCTCAGCCATAGTATAGAAAGATGCAAAACTCCATTTCCCAACTATTCTTATAAACCATTTAAAATTAGGATATGCTAAACTTAAGGATTCTATAGTTTCAGGATTAGGGTGAACTAAATCAGGGTTAGGATAAAGAACAAATGCAAATAATGCAAAATATGCTAGGAAAAAAGAAGTAATTACATAAAATACGTTTTCTTGCTTTAAAATATCACATAGCTTAACGTAAACTATCATAGCAATTACCGCAGAAGGAAGTACTATATAAGTTTTTAAGAAGC includes these proteins:
- the tlc1 gene encoding ATP/ADP exchange transporter Tlc1; its protein translation is MSTTKSDNYISELRKVIWPIERYENKKFLPMAFMMFCILLNYSTLRSIKDGFVVTDIGAEAISFLKTYIVLPSAVIAMIVYVKLCDILKQENVFYVITSFFLAYFALFAFVLYPNPDLVHPNPETIESLSLAYPNFKWFIRIVGKWSFASFYTMAELWGTLMLSLLFWQFANQITKTDEAKRFYSMFGLLANLALPVTSLIIGYFLHEKTQIVAEHLKFTPLFVIMIISSLAVILTYRWMNKNVLTDPKLYDPALVKGKKAKAKMSLIESFKMIFTSKYVGYIALLLIAYGISVNLVEGVWKSKLKELHPTKEAYTMYMGQFQAYQGWVAIAFMIIGSNILRKVSWLTAAMITPLMMLITGIAFFAFIFFDSVIAMYLTGILASGPLALAVMIGTIQNVLSKGVKYSLFDATKNMAYIPLDKDLRVKGQAAVEVIGGRFGKSGGAIIQSTFFIIFPALGFVEATPYFASIFFVIVILWIYAVKGLNKEYQVLVNNTEK